The nucleotide sequence GCCACCAGGATCGCGCGCAACTTTTCGACAGCTTCGTCACCGACTTCGAAACCACCTACTCCAAACACACGACGTAAGCATCGGAATTCAGACTCGCTGAGAAAAGTTTTGTCCGAAGAAGCCCGAGTCCCAGGAGATCGGGTGGCCGGAATGAAACCCGCAAACGTAGTCCCGGATAAGGTCTGTGTGAAACCGTGTCTATCTGTGGTTAAAACCAGCAGGCCGACCGCCACATTGACAATCCGCCACCCCGGATTCGCACTTCGCTCTTCATGGAGCCCGTTCTTACCCTCGCAGATCTCGATACTTGGTCCTTCAAAGGCACCGCACTCGCCGTGCTGGGGCACCCGATCAAACACTCGATCAGCCCGCCCATGCACAACGCGGCCCTCGCCGAGATGGCGAACAGCGACGATCGCTTCACCACCTGGCGCTACTTCCGTTTCGACGTGCCCCCCGCCGACCTGTCCCTCGCGCTCGACCGCCTGCACGCCGCCGGATTTCACGGCCTCAACCTGACCGTGCCGCACAAAGTCCTCGCGTTCGACACCATCGCCCAAGTCGACCCCACCGCCCAGCCCATCGGCGCCGTCAACACGCTCCAACGCACCGCGGCCGGCTGGCACGGCTACAATACCGACGGCTACGGCCTGGCCACGGCGGTGCAGGAAACCCTGGGTATCCAACTTTTCGACACCCCCATCGTCCTGCTCGGTGCCGGCGGCGCTGCCCGGGGCGCCGCGGTCGAGTGTCTTGCCCAAGGCTGCGCCTCCCTCCACATTGTCAATCGCACCACGGCCAATCGCGAAGCGCTGTTAAGTCAACTCGCTCCGCTCGCAGGTGGTATACCTCTGCAAGGCGAAATCCCCGCCGAAGCGCTCGTCATCAACGCCACCAGCGCCGGCCTCAAACCCGACGACCCTCTGCCCGTCGATCTCACCACCCTGCCCCGCCCGGTCGGCGTTTTCGACATGATCTACAACCCCGCCGAGACTCCGCTCCTGACGGCAGCCAAAACCCACGCCATCCCCACCGCCAACGGCCTCGCCATGCTCGTCCACCAAGGTGCCCGTTCCTTGGAAATTTGGAGCAATGTTGCCGTCCCCGTCGAAGCCATGCACGCCGCGGTAACCGCAGCCATCGCATAACGATCTCGTTGGGCGTTCTTCACGCCCGATTCCGCCGCAACCCGCCCGGCGTCAATTCGCCCCCTTTATTGACGGTGGCAACGACGTCCCCAAGCCACCGCCGACAACTTCGGCCCAGCGCGGCGTTACCCGCTCCTGAATCGGCAATAGTTCTTTGCCTGCAAAGGCGCGCGTTCTCGCGAACCAAACACGCTTACAGGAGTCGATACCGACGTCTTATGATCGTATTCGGTTCCACTGTCGCCCGCTCCGCCCGCTCCCTTCTCCTGTTGCTCGGAGCGCTCTCGCTGCAGGCCGAGTTGGAATGGGACCAAGCTCAACAATCCGTCGAGCTTCCCGTGGGCGCGAAGCAACATGTCGCCACCTACGCGTTCACCAATCGCAGCGACCAACCGGTGACGATCATCGATCTGCAGGTCGACTGCGACTGCACCACCGCCGCGCTGCCCCAACGCGCCTTTGCCCCGGGGGAATCCAGCGAACTGAAACTCACGCTCGACACCCGGGGACTGGAAGGTGAGGTCAACCGCGAGTTGCTCGTCAAACTGCGCCATGGAGAGGGCGCCGGTGCCCAGGTCAAGACCGTCAGCCTGCAACTCAAGGCGCTCATCACCCCCTGGTTCACCCTTTCCCCGCGCGTCCTGTTTTGGCCGCTATCCGCCCAAGCCGAAGAGCGTTCCCTTACCGTGCAGCTGGCGACGACCGACCGCCCCCTGCAACTACGCCTCGGCGACTTGCCTTCCGGCCTCGAAACCCACCTCAGCCTGGGAACCGATCCGACCACTTACATGCTCACGGCACGTCCGACTGATTCGACCCAAGCCGCCTCCTGGCACTTGCCCCTTCAACTGTATGCGGGCGACGACGAACTTTTGGCCGAATCCTCAGTTTATCTCCTCGTGCGATGATCTTCCGTCGAGCGGTGTTGCAAGCGCTTGGTCTGTTGACGCTGGCCGTTCCACCCGCCGCGCTTTCCTACCTCGGGCAGCGGGCGAACTCCGCCGCGCCGCACGCCGTTACCAATTTAGCGGCCCTGCCTCGCTACCACCTGTCACTGGCGGAGGCCCGGGCGCTGGCCGCAGTGGAATCCGGGTCGCTGCTGTGGATCGACGCCCGTCACCGAACGGCCTACGCCGACGCGCATTTTCCCACCGCGATCAATCTACCGGTCGCCGACTGGGACGCCGCATTGCCCGAACTCCTGGCGCACTGGACTCCGTCCCGCCCCATCATCGTCTACTGCAGCTCCGCGTCGTGCGACGCCGCTGACCAAGTGGCCCGCCGCCTTCGGCGCGAACTCGGCGCCGAAAACGTCTGGGTGCTACATGACGGTTGGCAGGCACTGCGCGACTTTAATTTGCCATGAAAACGCCCCCCTCGTCGTCCACCACCGGCACCACCGCGGCACGCATCGGCACCGGTCTGCTTTTCGCGGGCAGCGGTCTGACGAAAATCACCGATCCTCACGCCCTCGCCGAGGCCATCACACGCTATGATTTGGTGTCCCCTGCCCTCGCGCAAATCGGCGGGCATTTCCTGCCGTGGTCTGAAATCGTCATCGGCGGTGCCTTGCTGTTAAACGTGTGGCGGTCCGGCGCATGGTTGAGCGCCTGCGGATTCTCCGCTTTGTTCATGGTCGCCGTGGCCTCGGCGTGGGGTCGCGGCCTCGACATCTCGTGCGGTTGCTTTGCCACCGCCCGCACGATCGATGCCGCTTCGTTGCTCTTTAATGCGGCGCTGTTGGCCGTCACCACCTGGGGCCTGCGCACGGAACTTCGCCGCGCGACGCTGCGGGACTGATCGCAGCGCTCGATCGTATTCATCATTCACCTACGAAGCTAGGATCACGTTCCGTTCCCTATAAAAAACAAAGGCACCGTGGGCTGATCCCACGGTGCCTTGATGGCGAGGTGTTTTCGCTTCGCGCGTGGTGGACGACCCATTAGGCCTTCACGCCCAGCGCGTCGAGCGAGGCATAGCTTACTCCGGCGAGGGGCAGCTCGTTATCCTTTTGGAAATCGCGCAGGGCGGCCATGGTCCGACGATCGAGTTCGCCGTTCACTTTCACCTTGTAGCCGCGATCCTTCAACTGCGTTTGGATTTGCGCGACGACCTCAGGCGTGGCGTTGGTTTCGCACAGCACGCGGCGCCATTCGATACGACTTTCACCCTGGGCGACCAAGCGGTCGACATCACCGTATTCGGCGGGAATCACCCGACGCTCGGTCTTGGCAGCGGCCACCATCTTGCGGACTTTGCGGGTCTCGTAGACCGGGGCGACTTTAACAACGTTCACCTTGGCGGGCGTATCGACAACGGTGCGGGTATAAGTTTCGTATTCGGCGGGAACGGTTTCTTCGCGGAACGAGGCAGCCTGCACCAAGACGCGGCTCGTGACGGTCTCGTATTCAGCGGGCTCACGCACGAGACACATGATCTCGCTGGTCGGGTTTTCCAACTCGGTGATGGGATTTTCTCCCTCCGTCCAGTAAACGCGCTCCGGCTTGACCATCACTTTGGTGGTGCGGGTTTCATAGACCGGGGGAACCGGAACCTGGCGGGTGTAAGCAGGGCTCTTCAGCACCTTTTCCTCCACCGTCTTGTAGGTGGCGGGAATGATTTCTTGTTTCTCATAACCGGCCTTAACCATGACGCGCTCCTCGACCTGTTCGAACCGGGCCGGGATCTCGACCAATTCGTAGCTTTCTTCCTTGAGCAACACACGGTCGGTCACCGGAACCATCTCGGCCTCGACGAGCACCTGGGCGTAACATTCACCCGTCTTGACGCCGATCGCCGGCACGCCTTCGCGAGCGGCACCGGGTGACAACGGCGGCGGCATGCTCGCGATCATGGCGCTGTTCTCAGGGGACGCTTCCACCGCGGTTTCTGACTGAGACCATGAGGAAGTGGAGGTGGAAGATGCTTTGTTGACGTCCGGATCGGGAGCAGTCGTGGACCGCTGGAGGCGACGATCGTTGGAATAGAACGGCTCGCGCTCGACGTCGTCTTGAGCATGCAACACCCCAACTGCGGCGCTGATCGCCAAAATTGAGGTTGATAGCAATGTGATGGTAGTGGTCTTGGAGGATTTCATTTTTCTAGGTGGGTTAAGAGTTCGCGCGCTTCACGCAGTTTCACCTCTCCTTGTTGCCAACCCCATGCCCACCTCTGGAAATATCGTCGGCGATCTAACGCATTATATTGATAATTCATTCGTTATGAAATTATCAAAAAATCAGGATGCCTTTCTCTTCCGGAAATGCCGGGCATTTTGAACGACGCCGCGACGGGTCCCTCTGCATTTTGCGCTACCCACTCGCACGGGTTTTGGCGTTCTGGAACTCCTTCCGATCCTCTCTTTAATTCGCTCGGGCTGGTTACACGGCGCCTCGGAAAGTGTTAATTTTCGCAATTGGAGCCCCGCATCGATCGACGTTTTGAACTACTGCGCACACCATGGTTCGATCGAGTCGGCCTACCACGAAAAAACCCCGGACGAAGAAAGCTCCATCCGGGGTCGATTTGCTTGGGGTCCTGCAACCTTGCGGCAGCAAAACGGCGGCGGTGATTACTCCACCAAAAAGACATCGAGCAGACCAATGCCCGTGCCGCCATCCACGCCATTGAGCAGCGTCGTGTAAGCCCCCGGTTGCAGCGTCACAATAACCGCCGCTTCATTGGCGTAAGCCGGAGCATATCCGGTGTCTTGGATATCCGCTCGCTGCGTTTCTCCCCAACTGTCGTTCATCGCCACCATGGAGCCGTCTTTCCAAACTTGGATCACGGGATCGCCGAGCGCACCTTCGACATCGAACGTCTCCAGCGTCGGGCCAAGGCCACGCACCAGGACTGTCACCGGCTCAGTGCCACGGATGATGAAACCACTGATAAGTGAACTGTAGCCATTTCCCACCGCGCCGCGAATCGAGAGATTGAACAGTGGCGAGACCGCTTCACCTCCGTTGTGGATGTAGTTTCGACCGCTGTGAGGTGTAGCGGCATACGGGAAGGTCTTGTTATAAACCGCATCGTTGAACGACATGTTGTCGATGCCGTCGGCCGAGCGAATCGTGAGCGGATCCGTGCGCAGGTCGCTGATAATCGCGGTGACCGCGATGTCGATCACGTCATCACCGTAGCGACGACCATTGGGCCATCCACCGGCGATGGTGCCCGCCGGAAAACCAGGCAACCCCGCCTGCACCTCAGAGGTCAGGGCATCGCCCCCGAAGACACTCAAGCGGGAGTGGCCTTCATCCGGCAATCCGCCACCGGTCAAACGAGCCGGGCCGGTTGAGAGATCAACCTTGAGGAGATCGGGTATGAAGATACCGACGAGATCGGTGCGGCCCGTGGTCGGCGCCACGGCTTGACCACTGAAGACGATGGCGTTGATGAGCGCGGCGAGTTCGGGCTCGGAAGCATATTGACGGAACAGCGCGGCGTCCTGCGTCGGCTTGGTGCGGTTATAGAGATCCTTGTCCTTGATACCAATCATCGCCTCTGCGAAGAGCGGGTT is from Synoicihabitans lomoniglobus and encodes:
- the aroE gene encoding shikimate dehydrogenase, with translation MEPVLTLADLDTWSFKGTALAVLGHPIKHSISPPMHNAALAEMANSDDRFTTWRYFRFDVPPADLSLALDRLHAAGFHGLNLTVPHKVLAFDTIAQVDPTAQPIGAVNTLQRTAAGWHGYNTDGYGLATAVQETLGIQLFDTPIVLLGAGGAARGAAVECLAQGCASLHIVNRTTANREALLSQLAPLAGGIPLQGEIPAEALVINATSAGLKPDDPLPVDLTTLPRPVGVFDMIYNPAETPLLTAAKTHAIPTANGLAMLVHQGARSLEIWSNVAVPVEAMHAAVTAAIA
- a CDS encoding DUF1573 domain-containing protein, producing MIVFGSTVARSARSLLLLLGALSLQAELEWDQAQQSVELPVGAKQHVATYAFTNRSDQPVTIIDLQVDCDCTTAALPQRAFAPGESSELKLTLDTRGLEGEVNRELLVKLRHGEGAGAQVKTVSLQLKALITPWFTLSPRVLFWPLSAQAEERSLTVQLATTDRPLQLRLGDLPSGLETHLSLGTDPTTYMLTARPTDSTQAASWHLPLQLYAGDDELLAESSVYLLVR
- a CDS encoding rhodanese-like domain-containing protein, giving the protein MIFRRAVLQALGLLTLAVPPAALSYLGQRANSAAPHAVTNLAALPRYHLSLAEARALAAVESGSLLWIDARHRTAYADAHFPTAINLPVADWDAALPELLAHWTPSRPIIVYCSSASCDAADQVARRLRRELGAENVWVLHDGWQALRDFNLP
- a CDS encoding MauE/DoxX family redox-associated membrane protein; this translates as MKTPPSSSTTGTTAARIGTGLLFAGSGLTKITDPHALAEAITRYDLVSPALAQIGGHFLPWSEIVIGGALLLNVWRSGAWLSACGFSALFMVAVASAWGRGLDISCGCFATARTIDAASLLFNAALLAVTTWGLRTELRRATLRD
- a CDS encoding peptidoglycan-binding domain-containing protein, encoding MKSSKTTTITLLSTSILAISAAVGVLHAQDDVEREPFYSNDRRLQRSTTAPDPDVNKASSTSTSSWSQSETAVEASPENSAMIASMPPPLSPGAAREGVPAIGVKTGECYAQVLVEAEMVPVTDRVLLKEESYELVEIPARFEQVEERVMVKAGYEKQEIIPATYKTVEEKVLKSPAYTRQVPVPPVYETRTTKVMVKPERVYWTEGENPITELENPTSEIMCLVREPAEYETVTSRVLVQAASFREETVPAEYETYTRTVVDTPAKVNVVKVAPVYETRKVRKMVAAAKTERRVIPAEYGDVDRLVAQGESRIEWRRVLCETNATPEVVAQIQTQLKDRGYKVKVNGELDRRTMAALRDFQKDNELPLAGVSYASLDALGVKA
- a CDS encoding DUF4331 domain-containing protein, translated to MNMIPKSRLRIAATLSALAILTGAMLPTTASASSHMDAPLVTLDPAANTTDLYAFLTQRAGQKYLQVSLGVYPHEEPGVGPNKYNFDDNVLYQIFLSTGDDLASGADSIAYQFKFSTTYKNDSTILQSYLGVVSAVDDANQNLTQTYTVTRVVNGVSTELGTGVVPPNNQGIATPGYNVGGGEGRAKDGVVTPATLDPYTAQSIATLTDGYRSFAGQREDGFYGDVQSIFDLLQLRSGDKTFDSQGGYNMHSIALEIPVSEIGGDQQVVGVYATTSRRASRVLTSTGDPVETGPWVQVGRQGNPLFAEAMIGIKDKDLYNRTKPTQDAALFRQYASEPELAALINAIVFSGQAVAPTTGRTDLVGIFIPDLLKVDLSTGPARLTGGGLPDEGHSRLSVFGGDALTSEVQAGLPGFPAGTIAGGWPNGRRYGDDVIDIAVTAIISDLRTDPLTIRSADGIDNMSFNDAVYNKTFPYAATPHSGRNYIHNGGEAVSPLFNLSIRGAVGNGYSSLISGFIIRGTEPVTVLVRGLGPTLETFDVEGALGDPVIQVWKDGSMVAMNDSWGETQRADIQDTGYAPAYANEAAVIVTLQPGAYTTLLNGVDGGTGIGLLDVFLVE